CGTCAGATCGCGCCGCTCCGTGAACAGACCGCGCTGGTGGTAGCGCACCAGTCCAACGAGCACGGTCGGCAGGCTGATGCACAAACTGGCCGTCCCGGCAGTCTTGATGTCCGCGCCGAAGGCAAACACCAGCGTCGGAATGATAAGCTCGCCGCCCGCCACACCGAGCAGGCTGCTCACCAGGCCAATCGCCAACCCAAAGGCAACGCCGGCGATCACCCGCCAGACGTGTGCTGGTGGCAGCAGCCCCGGCACGTCTTGGGGCAGAAACCCTTCAATGATGAGCGCGCCGCCAATGCCGACCAGTAACACCAGGATGACACGCTCCAGTTGCGCGTTCGACAGCCGACCAGCAAGGGAGGGGCCAAAGAAGGCCGCCACCATCGCCCCCGCAATGAGTGCGAGGATCGCGGGCCAGAACGGGATCAGCGATGTGAGTGAGAGTGTGCTGCCCCGGATCGCCAGCGAGGCAATGATGGTCGTCAAGCTGACGGCGAGATTGAGCGGAACCGCTTTCCGGGCCAGGTAGCCGAGTGGGCCAGCCAGCACAGGGAGGCGAAATTCGGCACCACCCAGACCAATAAGACCGCCAAGGACGGCAATAGGAATGGCGGCAACGAAGGCCAGACGTGAACGATTTCGACGAACACCAGGAACGGCGTGAATAGGCTCTGGAGCGTCCATGCGGCGTGCTTCCTTATGTGAGATCAGGGGGTAGTGCAGGAGGATGACGTTGACCGCCAGCACTCCACAGAGAACGGTGCGGCGACGAAGGTTTGCGCCAGCAAACGGCGGCGGTCGTGAAGGCAACATGAATCCTAAGGGCATGCAGAAAGGAACCGATCAGCCTACGTGACCCAACGGCAAGGCGCAATCCCAGGCCGACGACGGATGGAGGGAGCACCATCGGGAGATCAATGAGGAGTGTGACGAGCCAGCGCACCACGCACGACCGGCGTGCGCTGGGCGGCAAGGAAGGTAGCCGGAGCGATGCGGAGGAGGTGTGCCACCCCTGGCAACACCAAGAACAGCGTCAGTGGAAGACTGGCAAGCACCAGGACATCTATGAGTACCCGCGCTGGGGACGCCCGGTGATGGACTGGCAGCGTGCGCATGGTTGAATGAGTAAAAAAAGCGTGCCATACATCCCTTCGGGTATTCCTCTGATCCTGACTACCCACGATGTGCGCAGCCGTACCCCCTAGTATCTCTGAGCGGCAGCATGCTGTCAATACTGAGGAAACACCGGGAGTGTCCAAAGGGGCGGTCATACAAACTGGATGAGATGTGCCGGATCGGGCGCGTGCGTCGCACCCGGCGCGTCATCCTCGCCAGCGCAAGCAGCGTCGAAGCTACACCAGTCGGGCCGCCCGCCGCAATACTCTGGGGCAGCGAAGCCGTCGGCTGCTCACCACCTGGCACGGGGTAGCATCACTGGTGTGGCGTGCGCAGGAAAGCCTCGTCAATCTCGTTGAATTGAACCGGATCCTCTATCTGGGGGATATGGTTCACCCGCGGCATGATCACCAGTTCAACATTGGGAAACAGCGTATCGCAATTGTGGACGTATGTACACGAATCGCCAACCCATTGGTTGAACCCAGTTTGGTACCAGACGATTCGTTCAACCCCATCACCCCCAAATCAAACTCTCAAGAGCCTACCTTTACGACGCCTCAGACAGAACACGCCGGTGGGCGCGACTCGCTGGATGGACGATCATTCGTGCGAGGTACATCCTTTTGACGGTGACGATCTTCAAAGCACTCGTCCCCCAGGGGTGCTGTTACCAACTGGATCGCTTTTTGGATCGGAAACCGATCCCGCATTTTGGGATGGATATGGTTTCCTAGACAGAGATGCAGCATTTCCAGAGCTGGCCTGCATGGAGGAGCCGTAATAGCTCACCGAGTCTCATCGAGGCGAGCGACTATGGCGGAGTCGATGATCGTCTCCAAGGCATGGCTGGGCCAGACCACGAAGATCGCCAGGGTGTTACAGCGCATCCGAGGACATCGGCTGAAGAGAAGCGATCACTCGTCGATCGGAAGCGGCCCGAACGGAACTGGAAGACCGAGACAGGCGCATGAAACGGTCTTGTGTTGACCTGGGGAGTCACCATGCTACATTCCACTCCATTTAGCTGTTATATCATCGGCGAAGGCAGCCTTCCGATCCAGTGCGCAGCCATGCTCATCGCGCAGGGTCACACCATTCATGGCGTTATCTCCGCAGATCCGGCAATTCGGCGTTGGGCAGACGAACACCGTATTCCGCACACGCACCCACGAGCTGATATGCGTGAGTTTATGGGTCGGCAGCCGTTCGACTACCTGTTTAGTATCGTCAATCCGGTGATCCTCTCCGCTGAACTATTAACACTGCCACGTAAAGCCGCGATCAACTACCACGATGCGCCGCTGCCACAGTATGCCGGGAGCTTCGCGACCTTCTGGGCGTTGATCAACGGGGAAACCGCGCATGGCATTACCTGGCACGAGATGAGCGTCCAGGTCGATGCAGGCGATATCCTTAAGCAGCGCATGGTTGAAATCGCGCCGCGTGAAACGACGCTTACGCTCAATACCAAGTGCTATGAGGCGGCGATCCAGGCATTTGCCGAATTAATCGACGATCTCGCCGCCGACCGGATGATGCCGATCCGGCAGGATCTGGCTGAGCGCAGCTTCTTTGCGCAATCGAAGCGTCCGCCGATGGGCGGGGTCATCTCCTGGCAGCAGTCAGCCGAAGCGATCGGCGCGTTTGCCCGTGCCCTGGACTTTGGCCCGTATCCCAATGTGATGGGCCTGCCCAAGCTGGCGATCGGCTCCGAATTGGTGATCATTGCGGAACTCGACGAGCTGGATACCTGCGCGACCGCTGCGCCTGGTACGGTCTGCCGCCTCGACCGGGAGGCGTTCCACGTTGCAACCACGACGACTGATATTGCACTGCGGAAGCTGCTCACCGTCGACGGGCAAGACCTGTCGCTGACCGAGTTCATGGCGACCTTTGGGCTGCGCCAGGGTGATCAGCTCCCTGAGCTGGCCCATGAGCGTGCCGATCGGCTGACCGCGCTGCAGGTCGCGATCGGTCGTCACGAAGCGTTCTGGGCAGAACGGCTGGCAGCGCTCCAGCCGATCGTGCTACCGCTCGTGGAGCGGCGCGCAGCGGGAGTCGCCGTCAAGTCGGCTCAGATGCCGATGCCGATCCCGGATTCTGTCCGCTCCTATCTGGCACGCTCCCAGGAAGATGTTCGATCGTTTCTGCGCGCGGCCTTCGTCGCGTATCTGGCGCGGATTAGCAGGATGGACCAGTTCGATCTCGGCTTTAGCTCCGCCGCGCTGCGTGGCGAGCTTGGCGACCTGGATTGCATGTTTGCATCTACGCTGCCGCTGCGGGTTGAGGTACCGCCGAACGCCTCCTACAACGATCTGGCTCACGCGCTGGACGCGCAGGCAGCTGAGATGGAACAGCGCAAAACGTATGCGCGCGATATCACCTTGCGCTATCCGCTACTGCGGGCGCTTCCCGAACGGCGGCGCGGCCCGGCGCTCCCCGTCGGCGTGGTCGAGGTTGCCAACCTGACAGATGCGCTGGCACCCGTCGATCTGATCCTGGCGATTGCCGAAGCAGACGCGACCTGTGCCTGGGTGTATAACCCTGCCGCGCTCGATCCTGAGACGGTCGAGCGCATGACTGGGCACTTCCAGATGCTCCTTGAGCACATTGTCGCCGATCCGGAGCGACCGATCGCGGCGCTGCCGCTGCTGCCAGCGAGCGAGCGTGAGCAGGTGTTGGCCTGGAGTGGTACGTCAGCACCCGCTGCCGACGTCGTGTGCGTGCATACGCTGATCGCGGCGCAGGCGGCCCGTTCGCCAGACGCGCCAGCCGTTGTCATGGGCGACCAACGATTGAGCTACGCCGACCTGAACCGGCGGGCGAACCAGCTCGCGCGCTATCTGCAGGCGCTCGGCGTTGGGCCGGATGCGCGGGTGGGCCTGTGTGTGGAGCGCTCGCTCGATCTTGTGATTGGCGTGCTGGGCATCCTCAAAGCGGGCGGCGCGTATGTGCCGCTCGATCCCGCCTATCCCCCCGACCGAATCCAGTTGATGCTTGAAGACGCGCGGGTTCCGGTGCTGCTGACTCACGCACGCCTTCAGTGGCAGCTTCCGCAAACGCACGCGCGCATCGTATGTCTGGACGCCGAGTGGCCCGTGATCGCCGCACAGGCAGCGACCAATCCTACCAGCAATGCCACAGCCGATCACCTGGTGTATGTCATCTA
This portion of the Herpetosiphonaceae bacterium genome encodes:
- a CDS encoding sulfite exporter TauE/SafE family protein, with the translated sequence MPLGFMLPSRPPPFAGANLRRRTVLCGVLAVNVILLHYPLISHKEARRMDAPEPIHAVPGVRRNRSRLAFVAAIPIAVLGGLIGLGGAEFRLPVLAGPLGYLARKAVPLNLAVSLTTIIASLAIRGSTLSLTSLIPFWPAILALIAGAMVAAFFGPSLAGRLSNAQLERVILVLLVGIGGALIIEGFLPQDVPGLLPPAHVWRVIAGVAFGLAIGLVSSLLGVAGGELIIPTLVFAFGADIKTAGTASLCISLPTVLVGLVRYHQRGLFTERRDLTETVAPMSAGSVIGAIIGGLLVGVVSAAVLKVGLGVILMVAALRSFLRPHHAA
- a CDS encoding amino acid adenylation domain-containing protein, with amino-acid sequence MREFMGRQPFDYLFSIVNPVILSAELLTLPRKAAINYHDAPLPQYAGSFATFWALINGETAHGITWHEMSVQVDAGDILKQRMVEIAPRETTLTLNTKCYEAAIQAFAELIDDLAADRMMPIRQDLAERSFFAQSKRPPMGGVISWQQSAEAIGAFARALDFGPYPNVMGLPKLAIGSELVIIAELDELDTCATAAPGTVCRLDREAFHVATTTTDIALRKLLTVDGQDLSLTEFMATFGLRQGDQLPELAHERADRLTALQVAIGRHEAFWAERLAALQPIVLPLVERRAAGVAVKSAQMPMPIPDSVRSYLARSQEDVRSFLRAAFVAYLARISRMDQFDLGFSSAALRGELGDLDCMFASTLPLRVEVPPNASYNDLAHALDAQAAEMEQRKTYARDITLRYPLLRALPERRRGPALPVGVVEVANLTDALAPVDLILAIAEADATCAWVYNPAALDPETVERMTGHFQMLLEHIVADPERPIAALPLLPASEREQVLAWSGTSAPAADVVCVHTLIAAQAARSPDAPAVVMGDQRLSYADLNRRANQLARYLQALGVGPDARVGLCVERSLDLVIGVLGILKAGGAYVPLDPAYPPDRIQLMLEDARVPVLLTHARLQWQLPQTHARIVCLDAEWPVIAAQAATNPTSNATADHLVYVIYTSGSTGRPKGVLIPHRGLCNLVAAQIAAFGITPESRVLQFASLSFDASASEIFTALAAGARLHLVEREVILSPPDLARVLRDQAITTATLPPSLLALLPPEDLPDLQTLISAGEACAARLAARWRTHPDGRARWFINAYGPTEATIGPICYLVTQPLEDGANVPIGRPIPNIRVYVLDSCGQPAPPGVPGELFIGGVGVARGYLNQPALTAEKFLPDPFSRPEGTRPGARLYRTGDLARYRADGNIEFLGRTDQQVKLRGFRIELGEIEAVLRQHPAVRDAVVMVHASQAGGQRLIGYVVKGQAASRDHALRSDLHTFLQTRLPNYMLLTAILVLDALPLTPNGKIDRAALSRLNWVEASRRTPFVAPRSPLEEALVTIWQDICQLSHIGVEDNFFDLSGNSLTATQMVSRVKRAFDVHLTVRDIFAAPTVAALARQLRVHERQPGHMDRVAIALVRLWRIPPEERHGVLQQKKAK